The region TGGATATTATATCCAAGGCGACCCCTTTTTTTAAAAAACTATTCAAATTATGAAGGAGGAAAGTAAAATGGATTTACAACAAAAATTACAAGAATGTATGAACTACATAAAGGAAAAGTCCAAGTATGAACCAAAAATTGGTTTAATATTAGGATCTGGATTAGGTGCATTGGCTAACGAAATTGAGGATAAGGAAATCTATCCATATAATGAGATTCCTAACTTCCCAGTATCTACAGTAGAAGGCCATGCAGGACAACTAGTAATTGGTAAATTAGAAGGAAAAGTTGTTGTTGCAATGCAAGGACGTTTCCATTACTATGAAGGATACTCTATGCAGGAAGTTACTTTCCCAGTGAGAGTAATGAAATTATTAGGAGTGGAAAAGTTAGTAGTTACTAATGCTGCAGGAGCTGTTAATGCAGAATTTAAGCCTGGGGACTTAATGATTATTTCTGATCACTTAAATCTTTCAGGAGATAATCCATTAATGGGTAAGAATCTAGCTGAGTTTGGACCTAGATTCCCAGATATGTCTAATGCTTATGACTCTGAATTAAGAGGTAAAGTAAGAGAGATTGCTAAATCTTTAGACATGGAAATTAGAGAAGGGGTTTACGCTTGTATGAGCGGTCCAAGTTATGAAACTCCAGCAGAAGTTAGAATGGTAAGAATATTAGGAGCAGATGCTGTAGGTATGTCTACTGCACCGGAGGTAACTGTTGCTGTTCATAGTGGAATGAAAGCAGTTGGTATTTCTTGCATGACTAATATGGCTGCAGGAATATTAGACCAACCATTAGACCACAGCGAAGTTATGGAAACTTCTGCTATGGCTAGAGAAAAGTTTGTTGTATTAATGAGAAATATAATCAAAAATATTTAGTTTATGACTTTGTCACAATCATAAATCTATAAGTACCAGCACCAACAACATTATCAGGAATCGTAGGAATTGTGGGTATATTCCTAGGTTCTAAGATGGCAACATATGCCATAGAAATGATCCAAAAGTAATTATTTCATGAAGTATAAAGTGTTTAAAAAATTCTCAAAAACTTAAAATTCTCTTTATATGAAAGCTCAGATATTCTGAGCTTTATTTTTTTGTTTAGGAATTAATATAGATAAACTACTTCATAACTCAACAAACTCTAGATACTTCTTTAATTATAAGTATATATCCGAAAACTCAATATTTACTTTTTCTATATTTGTTTGTTCACTATAGTTATTCTTTTCTATCTCATGATCTTTGGACAATATCTTAATTGGAAGTTCGATAATAAACTCAGAACCTTGTCCAACTTTACTATTAACAAAAATCTTTCCTTCATATAATTCAACAAGAGCTTTAACCAAGGATAATCCTATGCCACTTCCTTCATTCTCTCTTGATAAGGATTTATCTGCCTGTATAAATCTCCCAAATATCTGAGCCCGCTTCTCTTCAGGTATTCCAATCCCTGTATCCTTTACTGATATAATTATACTTTCTCCTTTATCCATCATGTCCACAAGAATTTTTCCACCAGGGTTTGTAAATTTTACAGCATTAGAAAGTAGGTTTAACATAATTCTTTCAATATTATCTGGATCACAAGCTGTTATTTTTTCTTCAACATAGGTATCAAATATAACCTCTATTCCTGTACTTTCTATGTATTCCACAACGGATAATGTTATATTTTCAACAACATTTACAATATCACAATTTGCTAAATCTATTTTAAAGTATCCTGAATCAATTTTTGTAATGTCCAATAAATTATTAATTAATCTCATTAACCTAAAGCAATTTTGTTTCATTATATTTAAATATTTTTCTATTTTATTCTCATCATCTGATATTTTTACTTCTCTTAATATGGAGTTAGTCATTTGTAATGCACTAAATATTACATTAATAGGTGTTTTTAATTCATGTGAAATGTTTGAGAAAAATTCTGTTTTTAATCTATCGTACTCTAAAGTTTGTTCTAATAAAATAGTCTTTTCTTCTACCTTTTTATTTAATTTTTCTAAGTTCCTCCGTTCAGATATATCTCTAGAAACCTCTAAGAACAAGTCTTCTTCATTATTAGGGATAGTAGTTAATACTGTCTCTAATTCTAAAACTTTCCCATCTTTTTTACGAATATATTTTTCTTCTATTAAAGGCACAACCCCTTCTTTTTCTATCAATTCTAGATATTTTTTATAGCCCTCTTCATAGTTTGGATGTACACAAATGAAATCTGATAATTTCTTTCCAACCATGTCTTCTGGATTTTCTATTTCAAGATACTTTGCAGATACCATATTTGCAAACAAAATGGTATCTTTATTGCGCACAATAATACCATAAGGCAACATTTGTAAAAGACTCTTGTATTTATCTTCATTTTCTTTAAGTTTCTTATTTGCTTTAACTAATTCCGATGTACGTTCAGACACCTTTTTCTCTAAAGTTTCATTACTTTTTTGAAGTTTTTCTTCAGCTTCCTTTTGCTTTAGTTGATTTAAGCCCATAATAGAAAATATATTTGCTAATTTTGCATAATATTTTATACTAGCTTCAATTTTATCTGTGGGAATAATTGGAACATGCGACAATGCTTCTAGATATGCATCTACATCATAGCCA is a window of Anaeromicrobium sediminis DNA encoding:
- a CDS encoding purine-nucleoside phosphorylase — protein: MDLQQKLQECMNYIKEKSKYEPKIGLILGSGLGALANEIEDKEIYPYNEIPNFPVSTVEGHAGQLVIGKLEGKVVVAMQGRFHYYEGYSMQEVTFPVRVMKLLGVEKLVVTNAAGAVNAEFKPGDLMIISDHLNLSGDNPLMGKNLAEFGPRFPDMSNAYDSELRGKVREIAKSLDMEIREGVYACMSGPSYETPAEVRMVRILGADAVGMSTAPEVTVAVHSGMKAVGISCMTNMAAGILDQPLDHSEVMETSAMAREKFVVLMRNIIKNI
- a CDS encoding PocR ligand-binding domain-containing protein; translated protein: MKYEVTDIIDIEKLEKLMRDFYDITKIPYGLLDLEGNILSGIGWQNFCTKFHRINPISAARCKESDKSVANRLEANKEYYLYKCPNGVMEAVAPIIVEGEHVANLFCGHFFLEEPDEEYFRKQGIEFGYDVDAYLEALSHVPIIPTDKIEASIKYYAKLANIFSIMGLNQLKQKEAEEKLQKSNETLEKKVSERTSELVKANKKLKENEDKYKSLLQMLPYGIIVRNKDTILFANMVSAKYLEIENPEDMVGKKLSDFICVHPNYEEGYKKYLELIEKEGVVPLIEEKYIRKKDGKVLELETVLTTIPNNEEDLFLEVSRDISERRNLEKLNKKVEEKTILLEQTLEYDRLKTEFFSNISHELKTPINVIFSALQMTNSILREVKISDDENKIEKYLNIMKQNCFRLMRLINNLLDITKIDSGYFKIDLANCDIVNVVENITLSVVEYIESTGIEVIFDTYVEEKITACDPDNIERIMLNLLSNAVKFTNPGGKILVDMMDKGESIIISVKDTGIGIPEEKRAQIFGRFIQADKSLSRENEGSGIGLSLVKALVELYEGKIFVNSKVGQGSEFIIELPIKILSKDHEIEKNNYSEQTNIEKVNIEFSDIYL